From a single Lactococcus carnosus genomic region:
- a CDS encoding ribose-phosphate diphosphokinase, with protein sequence MSYANLKLFALSSNQELAKKIAKNMGLDLGKCSVKTFSDGEIQINIEESVRGSHVFLIQSSSSPVNENLMELLIMVDALRRASVGTINVVMPYYGYARQDRKARPREPITSKLVANMIQMAGVDRLVTIDLHASQIQGFFDIPVDHLMGAPLIADYFERIGLTGENGDVVVVSPDHGGVTRARKLADFLKTPIAIIDKRRPRANVAEIMNIIGDVKGKKCVLIDDMIDTAGTITLAANALKALGATDIYASCTHGVLSGPALERIESSSITKLVVTDTIELPQSIRDSEKITEISISALIADAIIRIHENRPLSPLFQMRVKSEDLV encoded by the coding sequence ATGTCGTACGCAAACCTGAAGTTATTTGCACTTAGCTCAAACCAAGAATTGGCTAAAAAAATTGCCAAAAATATGGGGTTAGACCTCGGAAAATGTTCAGTGAAAACATTTAGTGATGGGGAAATTCAGATTAACATCGAAGAATCAGTTCGTGGTAGTCACGTCTTTCTAATCCAGTCTTCATCTAGTCCAGTTAATGAAAACTTGATGGAACTTTTAATTATGGTTGATGCTTTAAGAAGGGCTTCAGTTGGTACGATTAACGTTGTGATGCCTTATTATGGTTACGCACGTCAAGATCGTAAAGCAAGACCACGTGAACCAATCACATCAAAATTAGTTGCAAATATGATTCAGATGGCTGGTGTTGATCGTCTAGTTACTATTGACCTCCATGCCTCACAAATTCAAGGCTTCTTTGATATTCCAGTAGACCACCTGATGGGTGCGCCACTGATTGCGGATTACTTTGAGCGTATTGGCTTGACAGGTGAAAATGGCGATGTGGTTGTTGTTTCACCTGACCATGGTGGTGTAACTCGTGCCCGTAAATTGGCTGATTTCTTGAAAACACCGATTGCGATCATCGATAAACGTCGGCCACGTGCAAATGTTGCTGAGATCATGAATATTATCGGCGACGTTAAAGGCAAAAAATGTGTCTTGATTGATGACATGATCGATACAGCTGGAACGATTACGCTGGCTGCAAATGCCTTGAAAGCACTTGGTGCAACTGATATCTATGCCTCATGTACACACGGTGTCTTATCTGGACCAGCACTTGAGAGAATTGAAAGTTCATCAATTACAAAACTTGTAGTGACAGATACGATTGAATTGCCACAAAGTATTCGTGATTCTGAAAAAATTACCGAGATTTCGATTTCGGCATTAATTGCAGATGCGATTATCCGCATTCACGAAAACCGTCCTTTGTCACCATTATTCCAAATGCGTGTCAAATCAGAAGATCTCGTTTAA
- a CDS encoding helix-turn-helix domain-containing protein encodes MKIAALEKIFPVKKGLSDHPETAITFTTDGEQYYMNKTDLTPREISLFNTVLFAAKEMRFDQLSAGVYRLIQLKSDSFDEIAEHLSLIFPTIITVEKQASDYGVAIEKLSPDCLYESEMKQTLATLFQDLGVDGTYYLGMFYDQAVLADRYQLEKSNFEQGLTFSEALIKAGIKQVSSHPLSIIEQRLLTDSEAQELIKKLYQNDSNQLQTAKAMFIHRNTLTQKMKKFERQYGLTLTGSDLVLLYSLINIADK; translated from the coding sequence ATGAAAATAGCAGCACTTGAAAAAATATTTCCAGTAAAAAAAGGCCTTAGCGACCATCCAGAAACAGCTATCACATTTACCACCGACGGTGAGCAGTATTACATGAATAAAACTGACTTAACACCTCGTGAAATCAGCTTATTTAATACTGTCTTATTTGCAGCAAAAGAGATGAGGTTTGATCAGCTCTCTGCCGGTGTTTATCGGTTGATACAGCTTAAATCCGATAGTTTTGATGAGATTGCTGAGCATCTATCCTTGATTTTCCCAACAATCATCACGGTTGAGAAACAGGCATCAGACTATGGTGTCGCAATCGAAAAACTATCACCTGATTGTTTATATGAGTCAGAGATGAAGCAGACACTCGCTACCTTATTTCAAGACTTGGGAGTCGACGGTACCTACTATCTGGGCATGTTTTATGATCAGGCTGTGTTAGCTGATCGATATCAACTTGAAAAAAGTAATTTCGAACAAGGATTAACGTTTTCAGAAGCTTTGATTAAAGCAGGGATCAAGCAAGTAAGCAGTCATCCCTTATCGATCATCGAGCAGAGGCTGTTAACGGATTCAGAGGCGCAAGAGTTGATTAAAAAACTTTACCAAAATGATAGCAATCAACTACAAACGGCAAAGGCCATGTTTATTCATCGTAACACCCTAACCCAAAAAATGAAAAAGTTTGAAAGACAATATGGGTTAACCTTGACGGGGAGTGATCTGGTCTTACTTTATAGCTTGATTAATATAGCTGATAAGTGA
- a CDS encoding Cof-type HAD-IIB family hydrolase — protein sequence MTKINLLALDLDGTLLTHDKKISDENKAAIKAAQAQGVHVVITTGRPLKAIEHILSELDLLVASEYSITFNGGLVQRNNGEILSQKTFSYEDLVELHEAFEQLNLPFDVISEGKCYETNPKSLYQGFSPFLDFTMGDFDTIPKDIILNKAVSAIDADFLDQQIKKIPTSLKSKYEIFKSRDILLEIMPRGVVKSFGLEQLIAILGIEQASVMAMGDEENDITMLSWAGLGIAMKNATAEVKAIADVTAPLTNDEHGVAWAIKTYILED from the coding sequence ATGACGAAAATAAACTTATTAGCACTTGATTTAGATGGGACACTACTGACACACGATAAAAAAATTTCGGATGAAAATAAAGCAGCCATAAAAGCTGCTCAAGCACAGGGTGTGCATGTGGTCATTACGACAGGTCGTCCGTTAAAAGCGATTGAACATATCTTAAGTGAGTTAGACCTGTTAGTTGCAAGTGAATATTCGATTACCTTTAATGGTGGCCTAGTCCAACGCAATAATGGCGAGATTTTATCTCAAAAGACCTTTTCTTATGAGGATCTAGTTGAACTTCATGAGGCATTTGAGCAACTGAATCTTCCCTTTGATGTGATTTCCGAAGGCAAGTGTTATGAGACAAATCCTAAGTCACTCTATCAGGGCTTTAGTCCATTTTTAGACTTTACCATGGGAGACTTTGATACGATACCTAAGGATATTATTTTAAACAAGGCAGTCAGTGCAATAGATGCCGACTTTTTAGATCAACAAATTAAAAAAATTCCTACTAGCTTAAAAAGTAAATACGAGATTTTTAAATCACGTGATATTTTACTTGAAATCATGCCCAGGGGTGTGGTGAAATCATTTGGTCTTGAGCAGCTGATTGCGATTTTAGGGATTGAACAAGCCAGTGTCATGGCCATGGGCGATGAAGAAAACGATATTACCATGCTAAGCTGGGCTGGACTTGGCATTGCCATGAAAAATGCAACCGCAGAAGTCAAGGCCATAGCAGACGTGACAGCACCACTGACAAATGATGAGCATGGTGTTGCATGGGCGATAAAAACCTATATTTTGGAGGATTAA
- the ftsY gene encoding signal recognition particle-docking protein FtsY translates to MGLFDKIFGKKIEEQIEDNQTADIFKFDLADLDAVAEADSDIQADELVSVATETPVEEDQQPPITVVSEPFVDAAIDMPIEPVEIPIEALPESIPESISESTPEVTTPVVETPQEIEDKYEKSLKKTSKSFGARFNAFLSNFRSVDEAFFEELEDTLIMSDVGVDVATQLTDDLRHEVKLQNAKSQDDVKRVIIEKMVDNFGESGLETSLIIREPLTVMLFVGVNGVGKTTTIGKLANRFKNEGKKVLLAAADTFRAGATDQLVEWSRRSGVDIVIGKEKSDPASVVFDAVKRAQAEQFDVLLIDTAGRLQNKDNLMKELEKMGKIIKRELPDAPHETLLALDATTGQNAISQAKEFSKVTPLTGIVLTKLDGSAKGGIILTIQQILKIPVKLVGLGEGLTDLENFDEALFVKGLFQDLL, encoded by the coding sequence ATGGGCTTATTTGATAAAATTTTTGGTAAAAAAATAGAAGAACAGATTGAAGATAATCAAACGGCGGATATCTTCAAGTTTGACCTAGCAGACTTAGATGCTGTAGCTGAGGCCGATAGTGACATACAAGCAGATGAGTTGGTATCTGTAGCTACCGAGACACCTGTTGAAGAGGATCAACAGCCACCGATAACAGTGGTGTCAGAACCGTTTGTAGATGCGGCAATAGACATGCCGATCGAACCAGTTGAGATACCGATTGAAGCTCTACCAGAATCAATACCAGAATCGATATCAGAATCAACACCTGAGGTAACGACTCCAGTAGTTGAGACACCTCAGGAAATTGAAGACAAGTATGAAAAATCATTGAAAAAAACGAGTAAGTCATTTGGGGCCCGTTTTAATGCATTTTTATCTAACTTTAGATCTGTTGACGAAGCCTTTTTTGAAGAATTAGAAGATACCTTGATCATGAGTGATGTTGGTGTTGATGTTGCGACACAGCTGACAGATGATTTGCGTCATGAAGTTAAATTGCAAAATGCCAAGTCACAGGATGATGTGAAACGCGTCATCATCGAAAAAATGGTCGATAATTTTGGTGAGTCTGGATTAGAAACAAGCTTAATCATCCGCGAGCCATTGACGGTTATGTTATTTGTTGGGGTAAACGGTGTCGGTAAAACGACGACAATCGGTAAATTAGCCAATCGCTTTAAAAATGAAGGTAAGAAAGTCTTACTAGCAGCAGCAGATACTTTTAGAGCTGGTGCGACTGATCAACTCGTCGAGTGGTCACGCCGCAGTGGTGTTGATATCGTCATTGGTAAAGAAAAATCTGATCCTGCTTCGGTTGTCTTTGATGCGGTTAAGCGTGCACAAGCAGAGCAGTTCGATGTGCTTTTGATCGATACAGCTGGTCGATTGCAAAACAAGGATAACCTGATGAAAGAGCTTGAAAAAATGGGCAAAATCATCAAACGTGAACTACCAGACGCCCCACACGAAACCTTGTTAGCTTTAGATGCGACAACGGGTCAAAATGCGATTTCTCAAGCAAAAGAATTTTCAAAAGTGACACCATTAACAGGTATTGTCTTAACAAAATTAGATGGTTCTGCTAAGGGTGGTATTATTTTAACTATCCAACAGATTTTAAAAATTCCAGTTAAACTAGTTGGACTTGGTGAAGGTCTAACTGACTTAGAGAACTTTGATGAAGCACTCTTTGTAAAAGGCCTATTTCAAGATCTGCTTTAA
- the smc gene encoding chromosome segregation protein SMC, which produces MYLKQIEMVGFKSFADRTKLTFDTGVTAIVGPNGSGKSNVTESLRWALGEQSAKSLRGAKMPDIIFAGTQKRRALNYAEVIVTFDNSDNYLPSEKTVVVTRRLYRNGDSEFLINDKKVRLRDVHELFMDTGLGRDSFSIISQGKIEAIFNSKPEERRAIFEEAAGVLKYKTRKKETESKLSATQENMDRLDDIIYELDGQLTPLRAQRDVALKFRELDEERGQLGLSVLVAQLTAEKRQHEQITEELETVSRSLTDIDQVETNMSRELGSLKQKRRDVELAQEKMQDELLLLTTAKSDFQSKITIYHSQAQMSQKSEAERTSRIQLLTDKVAELGEALTKLSDKLSDNQATKSDLTAQIQTLESQLANLSENPEDAIERLRAEFVDLVNQEAQLSNRITKNTSELNNIVANAASRSDENKLLSDKYTTLKAELAETSQQAVDLKALIGQLLSQYQTAETAGKQLDAEHEQLQTDLFAAMDTLNKTKARLSSLENIRASHANFYQGVKAVLQASNQLPGVIGAIADLIRFDKKYATAIDIALGAGSQNVVVSDEQAAKAAINFLKVQRLGRATFLPLTTIKPRYFSKLAQVSGMPGFVDVAQNLVSYDAQLAPALSNLLGSVLIVDNNDHASKIARALNFTVRIVALDGTEIRPGGSFSGGANKKQSTTFTNVEIDELTQQVIGFDTQVKALEVQLQDVQTKRREVNAALSDLRQKGEASRLESQACTLKEQALLATKADIESRLALSNVSGEQTRVDKLKAENVSSTESLDTISVKKDEISMAITQLKSSQSEIKAMTEQVRQELQGKQLACNDILSDIRHETNEIKRLTAEKSALDQEIKALAVENETLDVSLTADRLATLSENLSKVSEKFDATSIKMVSLKFEREDLTAQLDELASTHEATNREKQDLLAQKTRLGLSLESLESLLIKRQNKLIDVYQMSFDAAKALAQEVTSLPESERQLQGLETQIRRLGPVNLAAIDQFDEVNKRRDFLNTQKDDLLNAKALLEATIDEMDDEVKVKFKTTFEAIRLAFKTNFTQMFGGGQADLILNSENLLEAGIEIDVQPPGKKLASLNLMSGGEKSLTALALLFSIIRVRTVPFVVLDEVEAALDEANVKRFGDYMTRFDENSQFIVVTHRKGTMKAAKVMYGVTMQEGGISKIVSVKLKDFVAAEQETP; this is translated from the coding sequence ATGTACTTAAAGCAAATCGAGATGGTCGGATTTAAATCTTTTGCTGATCGGACTAAACTGACATTTGATACAGGTGTGACGGCCATCGTAGGCCCCAATGGCTCTGGTAAGTCAAATGTCACTGAGAGTTTACGCTGGGCGCTTGGGGAGCAATCTGCCAAGAGTTTACGTGGTGCTAAGATGCCGGATATCATTTTTGCAGGGACACAAAAACGCCGGGCACTTAACTATGCAGAGGTTATCGTCACATTTGATAACTCTGATAATTACTTACCTAGTGAAAAAACAGTTGTAGTGACGCGCAGGCTTTATCGAAATGGCGATAGCGAGTTTTTGATTAATGACAAAAAAGTGCGCTTAAGGGATGTCCATGAATTATTTATGGATACTGGACTTGGTCGGGATAGTTTCTCAATTATTTCTCAAGGTAAAATCGAAGCTATTTTTAATAGCAAACCAGAAGAACGTCGGGCTATTTTTGAGGAAGCAGCGGGTGTTTTAAAGTATAAGACCAGAAAGAAAGAAACTGAGAGTAAACTATCTGCGACGCAAGAAAATATGGATCGCTTAGATGATATTATTTATGAGTTAGATGGTCAGCTAACCCCTTTGCGTGCACAGCGTGATGTGGCTTTGAAATTCCGTGAACTTGATGAAGAACGCGGACAACTTGGTTTGTCTGTTTTAGTGGCTCAACTGACAGCAGAAAAGCGTCAGCACGAACAGATAACAGAAGAGCTTGAGACGGTGTCACGATCGTTGACTGATATTGATCAGGTCGAAACGAATATGTCACGTGAGCTTGGCTCCTTGAAGCAAAAGCGCAGGGATGTTGAGCTGGCACAAGAAAAGATGCAAGACGAGTTGTTGCTGTTAACAACTGCCAAGTCAGATTTTCAGTCCAAAATTACGATCTATCATAGCCAGGCACAAATGTCCCAAAAATCAGAAGCAGAACGGACATCACGTATTCAGCTTCTGACTGATAAAGTAGCAGAACTGGGAGAAGCACTGACTAAGCTATCTGATAAGCTGTCTGATAATCAGGCGACTAAATCAGATTTGACTGCACAAATTCAAACACTTGAAAGTCAACTCGCAAATTTATCAGAGAATCCAGAAGATGCGATAGAACGCTTACGGGCTGAATTTGTTGACTTAGTCAATCAGGAAGCGCAGTTATCAAATCGCATCACTAAAAATACATCTGAGCTGAACAATATAGTGGCAAATGCTGCGAGTAGATCAGATGAAAATAAATTATTATCAGATAAATATACGACATTAAAAGCTGAATTAGCCGAGACAAGTCAGCAGGCGGTAGACTTAAAAGCCTTGATTGGTCAACTACTTAGCCAGTATCAGACAGCTGAAACGGCAGGTAAGCAACTAGATGCTGAGCATGAGCAACTGCAAACAGATCTTTTTGCTGCTATGGATACGCTGAATAAAACTAAGGCACGTTTGTCAAGCCTGGAAAATATCAGGGCGTCGCATGCAAACTTCTATCAAGGGGTCAAGGCGGTTTTGCAAGCGTCAAATCAATTACCAGGTGTGATCGGTGCGATAGCAGATCTGATTAGGTTTGATAAAAAATATGCGACTGCTATAGACATCGCCCTAGGGGCAGGATCTCAAAACGTTGTCGTATCTGATGAGCAGGCAGCAAAAGCAGCCATTAACTTTTTAAAAGTGCAACGCTTAGGCAGGGCTACTTTCCTACCACTCACGACAATTAAACCAAGATACTTTAGTAAGTTAGCACAAGTTTCGGGGATGCCTGGTTTTGTTGATGTGGCACAAAATTTGGTCTCTTATGATGCCCAATTAGCACCTGCATTATCTAATTTACTAGGCAGCGTCCTGATTGTAGATAATAATGATCATGCAAGCAAGATTGCGCGTGCCTTGAATTTTACGGTACGAATTGTCGCCTTGGATGGGACAGAGATTAGACCAGGTGGCTCTTTTTCAGGTGGTGCGAATAAGAAGCAGTCGACAACCTTTACAAATGTGGAGATTGACGAGTTAACACAACAAGTGATCGGCTTTGATACACAGGTCAAAGCATTAGAAGTCCAACTTCAAGACGTACAGACCAAGAGGCGTGAGGTAAACGCAGCCCTTTCTGACCTCCGTCAAAAAGGGGAAGCGAGTCGTCTTGAGAGTCAGGCATGCACGCTAAAAGAGCAAGCACTTTTGGCTACAAAAGCAGATATAGAGAGCCGTCTGGCACTGTCAAATGTGTCTGGTGAGCAGACACGTGTTGACAAGCTTAAGGCTGAAAATGTATCCAGTACAGAAAGTCTGGACACGATATCGGTCAAAAAAGACGAAATCAGCATGGCTATTACGCAACTGAAAAGTAGCCAATCAGAAATTAAGGCGATGACGGAGCAGGTAAGACAAGAGTTGCAAGGCAAACAATTGGCTTGCAATGACATCCTTTCTGATATCCGGCATGAGACGAATGAAATTAAGCGCTTGACTGCTGAAAAAAGTGCCCTTGATCAAGAAATTAAGGCCTTAGCTGTTGAAAATGAGACACTTGATGTAAGCTTAACTGCCGACCGTCTAGCAACACTATCAGAAAATCTGAGCAAGGTCAGTGAAAAATTTGATGCGACCAGTATCAAAATGGTCTCACTTAAGTTTGAGCGTGAAGACTTGACGGCACAGCTCGATGAGTTAGCCTCAACCCATGAAGCAACGAATAGAGAAAAACAAGATTTGCTTGCTCAAAAAACAAGGCTAGGTTTATCACTAGAGTCATTAGAAAGTCTTTTGATAAAACGTCAAAATAAACTTATCGATGTATATCAGATGAGCTTTGACGCAGCAAAAGCCTTGGCTCAGGAGGTCACAAGCTTACCAGAAAGTGAGCGTCAGCTCCAAGGACTTGAAACGCAAATTCGCAGATTAGGGCCTGTCAATCTGGCAGCCATCGATCAATTTGATGAGGTCAATAAGCGACGTGACTTTTTAAATACACAAAAAGATGACTTGCTGAATGCCAAAGCCTTGTTAGAAGCGACGATTGATGAGATGGATGATGAGGTCAAGGTTAAATTTAAGACAACCTTTGAAGCGATTAGACTAGCCTTTAAAACAAACTTCACACAGATGTTTGGTGGCGGTCAAGCGGATCTCATTTTGAATTCTGAAAATTTGTTGGAAGCAGGCATCGAGATTGATGTGCAACCACCAGGTAAAAAACTGGCGAGTTTAAATCTCATGAGTGGTGGTGAAAAATCTTTGACTGCCCTAGCCTTACTATTCTCGATTATACGCGTTAGAACGGTACCATTCGTCGTTCTTGATGAAGTTGAAGCTGCGCTGGATGAAGCAAATGTCAAACGATTTGGTGATTATATGACCCGTTTCGATGAAAATAGTCAATTTATCGTTGTCACCCACAGAAAAGGGACGATGAAGGCTGCTAAAGTCATGTATGGTGTCACCATGCAAGAAGGTGGTATCTCGAAAATCGTGTCCGTAAAACTTAAAGACTTTGTGGCAGCAGAACAAGAAACACCTTAA